The Psychrobacter sp. 28M-43 genome segment GTTTCCTATAGGCGTCGCGCCTAATCATGAGTTCGTTATAAAAAACGCTATAAACTTTTCTATATAGTAATGTGTCTTGGCAGTGTTTTAAAGGTCTAACAATGAAGAAGTTTTTATAACTTATTGATAATAAAAGATAGGCAGTAATAGCCTTCATATTACCATATTTACGCCAAATAATAGCAAAGGGAAGACTGCCAAGAAGTATCAACGAAGCCAACTTTAAAGAATGGCTATCAACATAAATTCAAAAAATAAGATACATTTGTGCTATTTAATATAGTTGCTTGAACTTGTAGTCTAAGGCTAATCGCATTGTTTTTATAAAAATCTATATAAAATGCGTTGTATAAATCATTTGAGAACGACTTACTTTAACAAATTTGCTTTAAGGAGCACACATGGCAGGTGCCAGTTTATTAACCTTACTCGATGACATCAGCGTCTTAATGGATGATGTGAGCGTCATGACCAAAGTTGCCGCCAAAAAAACCGCGGGCTTAGTTGGTGATGATTTAGCACTCAACGCCGAGCAGGTCACAGGGGTTAAGCCAAATCGTGAGCTCCCCGTCATTTGGGCAGTAGCCAAAGGCTCTGCCGTGAACAAAGTGATTTTAGTACCAGCGGCACTATTGATCAGTTATTTTATACCGTGGTTGATTACTCCGCTATTGATGATCGGAGGGTTATACCTGAGTTATGAAGGGGCTGAGAAGGTCATTCACAAGTTTTGGCCGAAGTTGTTGCCTCATGATGAAGAGCAAAATGCCCGTTTAAAAGCCAATGCAGATGAGTCGGTAGATTTGGTCGCGTTTGAAAAGGACAAAATCAAAGGTGCCATACGTACAGACTTTATCTTATCAGCTGAGATTATTGTTATCTCTTTAGGCGCAATTACAGCAGCTGGTGGCGATATTGTCCAAAAGGGCATCGTACTTTCGATAGTGGCTGCTGTCGTGACCGTCGGTATTTACGGCTTAGTTGCAGGCATCGTAAAGATTGATGATGCGGGTCTGCATTTGATTGAAAACTCACAAGCAGGTGATAGTAAGCGCAAGTTTGGCGAGTTTATGCTTGCAGCTGCGCCAAAGCTTATGAAGTTTTTATCCATAGCGGGCACGATTGCGATGTTCTTGGTGGGCGGCGGTATCATCGTGCACGGTATCGGCTTTTTGCATCACAGTGTAGAAGACATTGCCCATCTTACTGGGGTATTTGAAGGGTTAACCGCGTCATTGTTAAATGGATTAGTCGGACTGATTGTTGGCGCTATTGTAGTAGCTATTGTTACTACTATTGGTAAAATCCGTGGTAAAGATGACACAGCGTCTTCTGCACATTAAGCTTATCTGCTCTCTATTGTCTCTCGTTTGAATTAGCAAGTAAGTTTGAC includes the following:
- a CDS encoding DUF808 domain-containing protein, which encodes MAGASLLTLLDDISVLMDDVSVMTKVAAKKTAGLVGDDLALNAEQVTGVKPNRELPVIWAVAKGSAVNKVILVPAALLISYFIPWLITPLLMIGGLYLSYEGAEKVIHKFWPKLLPHDEEQNARLKANADESVDLVAFEKDKIKGAIRTDFILSAEIIVISLGAITAAGGDIVQKGIVLSIVAAVVTVGIYGLVAGIVKIDDAGLHLIENSQAGDSKRKFGEFMLAAAPKLMKFLSIAGTIAMFLVGGGIIVHGIGFLHHSVEDIAHLTGVFEGLTASLLNGLVGLIVGAIVVAIVTTIGKIRGKDDTASSAH